GTAGGCGCTTGGAGCAAAGCTGACAGATTGCATTTCATTGTGCAGGGGTCTCAGGGAAAGAATGTCAGGACGAGGCGGAGAGCCTGCGGTATACCTGATCTGCCGTGTGCTCACGGAGATCCTCGGCAGGCTCCAGGCCCGCCCTGAATATTATCCAGTCCACCAGCCTCTCCCAGTGCGGGAGATCAGGAGTGAACAGGATGGATCCTGCCGGGGCTTTTATCTCAAACTTCACGGGCTTCACCGAGAGAGGCCCCGTGAGGTTCACGTCGGCTCCTGCGCTCCTGTGGACCCTCAGCTCCTCTATTTCTTCCCAGGATGCCTGAAAGGATGTGGTGCCCTTCCTGTAGACAAGGCCATCGCTTTTTATGTCTATTGCCATATCGCCATGAAGGATGGTGCTTGCCACCGTGGCCATGCCTATAAAAGCAAACCACACAGGGATGGCAATAAGAGTCTCCGGGTGGCCCCTGAAGAGAAAGTCAGCCACCGATGCGGTCACCGTGAGGATAGAACCTGCCTGCACCGCAAAGTTTTTCACGGGCACAAAGGCTCCGTACTCGTAATGAAGACGGTAGGGGTTCTCTATCGTGTTCTCCCTGAGGGCTCTCTGCATCTCCTTTGCTCCCTGCCAGCGGTCCTCCGGCCGGAGCTCCAGGGCCTTCATGATAACCTTTGAGAGGCCCAGGGAGACGCCGGGGACGAGCGTCGAGGGGGCGCTGAAAAAGAAGGGGGACTGCGAGGGGTCACAGCCTGTGAGGAGGGCATGGAGGGTGGCGCCGAGACTGTAAATGTCGCTTCTGGGATCGGTCTGGCCCTTTCCGTAATGCTCAGGCGAGGCATACCCGGGCGTTCCCACCACCACAGTATCGGATTTCTTCCCTGCCGTATAGAAGCGTGCGATGCCGAAATCCACAAGGCGGATCTCCCCGGCCCGGTCCAGCATGATGTTTCCCGGCTTGATATCGCGGTAAATGATCCCCTTGGAATGGAGATAATCCAGGACCTCGAGGAGCTCGTCGGCGATCTTTACCACCTCATACTGGCTCAGGTGCTTTTTCCCCGCAAGATGCTCCTCAAGGCTTGTGCCGTCTATGTACTCCTCCACGAGGTATTCTTTCCCGCCCTCGCTGAAGCAGTCGAGCACGCGGGGAAGGCCCCTGTGGGAGAGCCCCGAGAGAAGGGACGCCTCGCGCCTGAACTGCTCCTTGATCGCCCTGGTGTCCTCAGCATCGGCCTGCAGGTCAGCCATCTGCTTGATGACCCAGGTCCCTTCCATGTGCCTGTCCTTTGCGCAGTAAAGGACACTCATCCCGCCGCGGGCAAGAAGCCTCTCAACAGTGTATCTACCATTGAGAAGGGTTCCCGGAGAGAGCTCCCCGCCGCTCATCGGAGATACACCTCGTCAAGAACGTCACTGCCGGGGGCATCGGCATTCCTCAGCTTTGCCCTGGCGCGGATAAACCTGGTGAGCTCCTCCCATCCCTCCAGCTCTGAGGTGAATGAGAGCTTCTTGATCCACCCTTTTTCCAGAAGTGCTGCATCATCGAAAGAGGCGTGGGAAAGGGAAGTGTAAATCCTCTCTGAGCTTGTTCCTGCCTCTTCAATGGTATAAAGTATCTCTATTCTGCTTATGGCAATAGACTGCCGGGCCTCCTTCCCCCTTGATACAATTTTGCGCAGCGCTCCTGCCCACCTCTGGGCGCGGCAGATCCTGAGGGCCTTTATGGACTCCCAGGGAATAACCGTGCGGAAGGCGTTATAGCCGCTCCGCGAGAGTGTAAGATCTCTCAGGCTCGCCACTATCCTGGTTCTGCGCTTCTCCAGGTTCTCCGTCAGATATCCGTAACTCACGGCGGCCGAGAAGAGCGAAACCCCGATAAATGCGAGGTTGCCCTCGATTATTGCACTGCTGAGAAAACTGGCAGAGACAAAACCGAAAAGCACCGAGCACACCCCTCTCTTCCCCCTCAGGACGGGGAGGCGCTCGGGATAGCAGAAATTCCTGGCGCGCACCGGCGCATCGCGGGGGCCTGAAAGCACCTCCAGCATCTCCCGGGCGCTCTGGAACCTGTCTTCAGGGGAGAGCTCAACACCTGCCATGATAATGTCGCTGAACCACTTGCTCACTGCCTCGTTTACGATGCATGGAGGGTCAAAATGGAAGGGAGCAAGGGCGGAGTCCTTCCCGGTGACAAGAAAATGGAGGGTTGCCGCCATGCCGTATATATCGCTCCGCTCATCGGTCTGGCGCTGCCCGTAATGCTCGGGGGCGGCGAAGCCCGGCGTGCCCATAAGCACCGTGTCACGGCGTTTGCCGATGCTGAATAGACGCGCGATCCCGAAATCCACGAGCCTGTAAGTCCCGTCGGAGCAGGCCATGATGTGATGGGGCTTCACATCACGGTATATGATCCGGTGGGAATGCAGAAAATCGAGGAGGGAGAGGATCTGCACCGCCACCCCGAGGGCTTCCTCTTCCGAAAAGAGCCCCAGGGCCGCCTTTTTGTCCAGGGTGACTCCCTCGAGATGCTCCTCGACAAGATAGTGGCTTTCCTGTATGGAAAATGAGTCAATGACACGGGGAAGGCTCATGTGGGAAAGTTTTGAGAGGAGAGCGGCTTCCCTCCTGAACTGCCCTATGATGGCCTCCCTGTCTTCAGCAGAAGGGAAGATGTCTCCCATCTCCTTGACCACTATTTTTCCCGGCAGATGGCTGTCAGAAGCCAGATAGACCAGGCTCATGCCTCCCTTTGCAATGAGAGTTTCGATGGTGTAACGGTCATTGAGCACCGAGCCTGGCAAGAGCATGGCAGGCATTCCTCCCGCGTGGCACAGATAATCGTGCCTCTTCTCAGGATTCATCGGAAAGCCCCGGCATCCTTCCCGGGGTCTGCGCGGAAATGAAGCCGGCCTCAACGCACACTGCATATCCGCGGAAGGGGAAGCAGTGCCTGGTATGATGCCCTGGAGGGGCATGCAGAGGAGAAAGGCATCTTTCAGGAGAATCAGTGGTGAGAATCACTCAGAGAATCATGAATGGAGCTTTTATGCAGGCCAGGCACCTGACAGCATTTTTCTTCCTTCTCCTTGTCTGCCTGCTGCCGCCAGGCATTGCATGGGCGGATACCCTCAGCATGGGAGCCTGGAATGCCCCGCCCTATGTAATAATCGGCAAGGACGGCGAGCCCGATGGCATGAGTATCCAGGTCTGGAAGAGTGTTGCAGAGAGGGCAGGCCTGGACTTCAAGATTTACTATTACCGCAGCCTCCCTGATATCCTGGACGATCTCGACAAGGGGAAACTTGACGGTGCCATCGGCCCTGTTGCCATGTCTGCAGACAAGGCGGAAAAATATACCTTCACCATTCCCTACTATACGACGTGCATTGCCTTTATGACGCGGGCAAAGCCCCCGACTCTCTGGGACAGGGTGAAACCCCTCCTCACGAAAGCCTTCTTCACTGCGGCAGGCGGTATCCTGGTGGTCCTTCTCATAGTAGGTCACCTGCTCTGGCTTTTCGAGTACCGGCATAATCCTGAGCAGTTTCCCGCCACATGGCTCCACGGAGTGGGCCATGGCATGTGGCTTGCCCTCTCGGTGATGACCACCGTCGGCTTCGGCGATATCGTCCCGAAAACCAAAGGGGGGAAAATCGTATGCAGCATATGGATGATTATCTCGATGGTGACGGCCTCAACACTCACTGCAGGGCTTGCATCAGTCCTTACCACAATCTTTACTCTGGAGTATCTGCCTGGCGAATCATACAGCACCCCTGCGCAGATCTGCCAGAAGAAAGTGGTGCTGATCGAGGGAACCAACACCGCCCGCATTCTCGGCAAGTACGGCAAAAATTTCACCCTCACGGACAGCGTCCCTGAGGCGATAGGCATGCTTTCTGATGGCACCGCCGATGTCTTTGCCTTTGATCATCTGGCCCTCGAATATTACCTGAAACTCCGTCCCGGCAGCCGTCTGGCAATAAGCCCCTATTCAATGCGCTCGGTGAGTCTTGCCTTCATGTTCACCCGTCAGAACCAGAAAGCCGCTGATGATTTTGACGTAGCCCTCCTCAAAATGCTCGATGAGGGCTCCATAGAGGGTGTCATAGACTCATGGCTGGCAACGGTTTACCAGAAGAGGGGAAGGGCAGAAGCGGGGGACGCGGAAAAAAACGGGAATATTTACTCGCCTGACAGGTTCTGACGGGGCGCCTTCCTGCTTTCAATTTTCTCGTACCGCGCGATCATGTGCTTGGCCACCCTCACTGTCTCGTGATCCAGCACCTCCATGACGAGTGCTTTCTTGAGTTTCTCGCGGGCGCAGCGGGCTTTTGCACGGTCTCCCGATCTTAATACCCCGGGGAGCACTGATGTTCCCTGGCGGAAAAGCTCGAGAGCCTCTTCAAGCCTCGTAGGCCCGGGGCGCCGCTCCCTGACGCCAGGCTTTATCATAAGGCCCCCGCTGCTCGAAAGCTGCGGATAGTCCTCAGGCACTCCCAGGTGGGAGAACTCCTGGCCTTTGCAGAAAAGGGCATACTGCCTGTTCTTTCCGATGGCCTTATAGGTAAAGGCTCTCC
This region of Candidatus Eremiobacterota bacterium genomic DNA includes:
- a CDS encoding transporter substrate-binding domain-containing protein; its protein translation is MQARHLTAFFFLLLVCLLPPGIAWADTLSMGAWNAPPYVIIGKDGEPDGMSIQVWKSVAERAGLDFKIYYYRSLPDILDDLDKGKLDGAIGPVAMSADKAEKYTFTIPYYTTCIAFMTRAKPPTLWDRVKPLLTKAFFTAAGGILVVLLIVGHLLWLFEYRHNPEQFPATWLHGVGHGMWLALSVMTTVGFGDIVPKTKGGKIVCSIWMIISMVTASTLTAGLASVLTTIFTLEYLPGESYSTPAQICQKKVVLIEGTNTARILGKYGKNFTLTDSVPEAIGMLSDGTADVFAFDHLALEYYLKLRPGSRLAISPYSMRSVSLAFMFTRQNQKAADDFDVALLKMLDEGSIEGVIDSWLATVYQKRGRAEAGDAEKNGNIYSPDRF
- a CDS encoding serine/threonine-protein kinase, yielding MLLPGSVLNDRYTIETLIAKGGMSLVYLASDSHLPGKIVVKEMGDIFPSAEDREAIIGQFRREAALLSKLSHMSLPRVIDSFSIQESHYLVEEHLEGVTLDKKAALGLFSEEEALGVAVQILSLLDFLHSHRIIYRDVKPHHIMACSDGTYRLVDFGIARLFSIGKRRDTVLMGTPGFAAPEHYGQRQTDERSDIYGMAATLHFLVTGKDSALAPFHFDPPCIVNEAVSKWFSDIIMAGVELSPEDRFQSAREMLEVLSGPRDAPVRARNFCYPERLPVLRGKRGVCSVLFGFVSASFLSSAIIEGNLAFIGVSLFSAAVSYGYLTENLEKRRTRIVASLRDLTLSRSGYNAFRTVIPWESIKALRICRAQRWAGALRKIVSRGKEARQSIAISRIEILYTIEEAGTSSERIYTSLSHASFDDAALLEKGWIKKLSFTSELEGWEELTRFIRARAKLRNADAPGSDVLDEVYLR
- a CDS encoding serine/threonine-protein kinase encodes the protein MSGGELSPGTLLNGRYTVERLLARGGMSVLYCAKDRHMEGTWVIKQMADLQADAEDTRAIKEQFRREASLLSGLSHRGLPRVLDCFSEGGKEYLVEEYIDGTSLEEHLAGKKHLSQYEVVKIADELLEVLDYLHSKGIIYRDIKPGNIMLDRAGEIRLVDFGIARFYTAGKKSDTVVVGTPGYASPEHYGKGQTDPRSDIYSLGATLHALLTGCDPSQSPFFFSAPSTLVPGVSLGLSKVIMKALELRPEDRWQGAKEMQRALRENTIENPYRLHYEYGAFVPVKNFAVQAGSILTVTASVADFLFRGHPETLIAIPVWFAFIGMATVASTILHGDMAIDIKSDGLVYRKGTTSFQASWEEIEELRVHRSAGADVNLTGPLSVKPVKFEIKAPAGSILFTPDLPHWERLVDWIIFRAGLEPAEDLREHTADQVYRRLSASS